A genomic segment from uncultured Desulfuromonas sp. encodes:
- the mfd gene encoding transcription-repair coupling factor, producing MVHEEHAHTTRHSFERSLNGFCGSVEILGLQGSSGARFLSALVHSSSPPMLVVAATLDQARQLTGELAFYCSQPERVRLFPHWEMAPYEPLIPHSELEATRLATLYALLQNEVDVVVTTPAAMQQRVIPKKDLQALCEELLLEEEYDRHVLQQRLHDLGYRSVPLVEDRGTYSFRGDILDLFPPTLEQPVRIDFFGDYIERMRVYDALSQRSTELQLDRLTLLPSRELVLAGEYLDLFSAQLKQRCDALELPRTKREAILEEVREGLLSPGRAFLLPLNYSSLDTLFDYVSCETLVLLDEPAVEQAIDQFSRNIEQGAAHIAQGEEPYVEPYQLYLAPQELEHCLKVKRRIHLADLHIYNLEQEKTILRVDSCGNGEFLHQPEAERIRYLAERLSFWKEQEWGVLLVCRRMGQVQRLMDLLKGYGLTPTPLAKLPWNEQRGSLQWVCAEISSGFQLPDEKLAVVTEEEIFGQRVKRRRRDELRAKAALSSLAELKERDYVVHADHGIGLYLGLEQLTSSGMSGDFLKLEYAGGDMLYLPVERIEKVQKYAGGDLKNVRLDKMGGSAWAKTCQKARAVVEEMARELLTIYARREMAEAYAFAPPDDVFRSFEAAFPYEETPDQLAAIQDILEDMQSGRPMDRLICGDVGYGKTEVAIRAAFKAVLDSKQVAVVVPTTILARQHYATFVERFKGYPVHVDMISRFRSPADQKRILQELGEGKVDVVIGTHRLLQRDVHFKDLGLVVIDEEQRFGVAHKERLKKMRAQVAMLTLSATPIPRTLNMGMIGMRDLSIIDTPPVDRLAIRTYVTRFDDDLIRNAILRELQRGGQVYFVHNRVQSIGAMAEFLATLVPEAKIAVGHGQMAEKELEKVMLGFIEGETNVLVASTIIENGLDIPRANTIIVNRADCFGLSQLYQLRGRVGRSKNRGYAYLLIPGEATLTKDARSRLQVLQDLTELGAGFRVASHDLELRGAGDLLGGRQAGQIAAIGFEMYTELLEETIHELKGMDSEGRIDPEIRLGLRAYLPDGYVADPNQRLVFYKKMAAAEEESALYDIIDELQDRYGEIPEPGLILLEMMKLRVVLKQLRIDLAEFDGRRLVFGFHPTTTVSPEVLLNLIQTDSQRYSLSPDFKMAIRLDERGDDFQLIDEAKKQLQAFCGP from the coding sequence ATGGTTCATGAAGAACATGCCCATACCACCCGTCACTCATTTGAACGCAGCCTGAACGGATTCTGCGGCTCTGTCGAAATCCTCGGGCTGCAGGGATCCAGTGGTGCACGATTTCTGAGTGCTCTTGTCCATTCTTCCTCCCCGCCAATGTTGGTTGTCGCGGCAACTCTTGATCAGGCCCGGCAACTGACCGGTGAATTGGCCTTTTACTGCTCCCAGCCCGAACGTGTGCGACTGTTTCCCCATTGGGAGATGGCGCCCTATGAACCTCTAATTCCCCATAGTGAACTTGAAGCAACCCGTTTGGCGACGCTCTATGCTTTGTTGCAAAATGAAGTCGACGTGGTTGTGACCACTCCGGCGGCAATGCAGCAAAGGGTGATCCCGAAGAAAGACCTGCAGGCGTTGTGTGAAGAGCTGCTGCTCGAAGAAGAGTATGACCGCCACGTGTTACAGCAGCGGCTTCACGACCTGGGCTATCGCTCTGTCCCCCTCGTTGAAGATCGCGGAACCTACTCGTTTCGCGGCGATATTCTCGATCTTTTCCCGCCCACCCTCGAACAGCCGGTGCGCATCGATTTTTTTGGTGACTATATTGAACGGATGCGTGTCTATGATGCTTTGAGCCAACGCAGCACGGAGCTGCAGCTGGATCGACTGACATTGTTGCCGTCACGTGAACTGGTGTTGGCCGGAGAGTATCTTGACCTCTTCAGTGCTCAACTTAAGCAACGCTGTGATGCGTTGGAACTGCCGCGTACAAAACGGGAGGCAATTCTTGAAGAGGTCCGCGAAGGGTTGCTATCTCCTGGTCGCGCTTTTTTGTTGCCGCTGAATTACAGCAGTCTTGACACGTTGTTTGACTATGTTAGTTGTGAGACGTTGGTCCTTCTTGATGAACCGGCTGTTGAGCAGGCCATCGATCAGTTCAGTCGCAACATAGAACAGGGGGCGGCGCATATCGCCCAGGGAGAGGAGCCATACGTCGAACCCTACCAGCTCTATCTCGCACCGCAGGAGCTGGAACACTGCCTCAAGGTCAAGCGCCGGATTCATCTCGCTGATCTGCACATCTATAACCTTGAACAGGAAAAGACCATTCTACGGGTCGATAGTTGCGGCAACGGCGAGTTTCTCCACCAGCCGGAAGCTGAGCGTATCCGCTATCTGGCCGAGCGGCTGTCCTTCTGGAAGGAACAGGAATGGGGTGTTCTTCTGGTGTGTCGGCGTATGGGGCAGGTTCAGCGGCTGATGGATTTGCTCAAAGGCTACGGTTTGACGCCGACCCCACTGGCAAAACTACCGTGGAATGAACAACGTGGATCTTTGCAATGGGTCTGCGCGGAAATCAGCAGCGGCTTTCAACTGCCGGATGAAAAACTGGCCGTTGTCACTGAGGAAGAGATTTTCGGACAGCGGGTCAAACGGCGTCGGCGCGACGAGTTGCGTGCCAAAGCTGCCCTCTCCTCTTTGGCGGAACTCAAAGAGCGTGATTACGTCGTTCATGCGGATCACGGCATCGGTCTCTATCTCGGGCTGGAGCAACTGACAAGCAGCGGCATGAGCGGCGACTTCCTCAAACTTGAATACGCCGGTGGTGACATGCTCTATCTGCCGGTCGAGCGTATCGAGAAGGTGCAGAAATACGCCGGCGGCGACCTGAAAAATGTCCGACTGGATAAAATGGGCGGGAGCGCCTGGGCCAAAACCTGTCAGAAAGCCCGAGCGGTCGTCGAGGAGATGGCCCGCGAACTGCTGACCATCTATGCCAGGCGCGAGATGGCCGAAGCCTATGCCTTCGCGCCACCGGATGATGTCTTCCGCTCGTTTGAAGCGGCCTTCCCGTACGAGGAAACGCCCGATCAGCTTGCCGCCATTCAGGATATCCTCGAAGATATGCAGTCCGGTCGCCCCATGGACCGCTTGATCTGCGGCGATGTCGGTTACGGCAAAACCGAAGTGGCGATTCGCGCAGCCTTCAAGGCGGTTCTCGACAGCAAGCAGGTGGCTGTGGTGGTTCCCACCACCATTCTCGCCCGCCAGCATTACGCGACCTTTGTGGAGCGCTTCAAAGGCTATCCGGTTCATGTCGACATGATTTCACGCTTTCGCAGCCCCGCCGACCAGAAACGGATCTTGCAGGAGTTAGGCGAAGGCAAGGTGGATGTCGTCATCGGCACCCACCGTCTGCTGCAACGTGATGTGCATTTTAAGGATCTCGGCCTGGTGGTGATCGATGAGGAGCAACGCTTCGGCGTTGCGCATAAAGAGCGACTGAAAAAAATGCGCGCCCAGGTGGCCATGCTGACGCTGAGTGCGACGCCGATTCCACGCACGCTGAATATGGGCATGATCGGTATGCGCGATCTGTCCATTATCGATACCCCGCCCGTCGACCGTCTGGCCATTCGCACCTATGTTACCCGTTTTGATGACGACCTGATTCGCAACGCCATTCTTCGCGAATTACAACGTGGTGGTCAGGTCTATTTTGTGCATAACCGGGTGCAGTCCATCGGTGCCATGGCCGAATTTCTCGCAACGCTGGTTCCCGAAGCGAAAATAGCTGTCGGCCACGGCCAGATGGCGGAAAAAGAGCTGGAAAAAGTGATGCTCGGTTTTATCGAAGGAGAGACCAACGTGCTGGTCGCCAGCACCATTATCGAAAACGGTCTCGATATCCCACGCGCCAACACCATCATCGTCAACCGTGCCGACTGCTTCGGTCTGTCCCAGCTTTATCAGTTGCGCGGCAGGGTGGGGCGCAGCAAAAATCGCGGTTACGCCTATCTGTTGATCCCCGGCGAAGCGACACTGACCAAAGACGCCCGCTCCCGCTTGCAAGTTCTCCAGGATCTCACGGAACTCGGTGCGGGTTTCCGCGTCGCCAGCCATGATTTGGAATTGCGTGGTGCCGGCGATCTGCTCGGCGGTCGCCAGGCGGGACAGATTGCCGCGATTGGATTTGAGATGTACACGGAACTTTTGGAAGAAACCATTCACGAGCTCAAAGGGATGGACAGCGAAGGGCGCATTGACCCGGAGATCCGTCTTGGCTTGCGGGCCTATCTGCCTGATGGTTATGTGGCTGATCCCAACCAGCGACTGGTGTTCTACAAAAAAATGGCTGCTGCGGAGGAGGAATCTGCTCTTTACGATATTATCGATGAATTGCAGGACCGTTACGGCGAAATTCCGGAGCCGGGTCTGATTTTGCTGGAGATGATGAAATTGCGGGTTGTCTTAAAGCAATTGCGTATTGATCTGGCCGAATTTGACGGACGTCGATTGGTGTTTGGTTTCCACCCGACAACGACCGTATCTCCAGAGGTTTTGCTGAATCTGATTCAGACTGATTCGCAACGCTACAGTTTATCGCCGGATTTTAAAATGGCCATCCGCCTTGATGAGCGTGGAGATGATTTTCAGCTCATTGACGAGGCCAAAAAGCAATTGCAGGCATTTTGCGGACCATGA
- a CDS encoding peptidyl-prolyl cis-trans isomerase, with the protein MLKRIVLTVVLLGLISSSVWAEQLSKIAAVVNDEIITTRQLERRLADKGETLATDSQKRQELDAMINELLMEQRSRDIGLEVSDSDIETAINDVQSQNNISREQLEQALVAQGLSMTAYRDQLRRQILRYKLMGYEVKSKVDITRQEVRNYYQEHLDDYRQAPRVRLSRLTFPTENDPAAAQKDADIALRKLDEGESVDAILINMSAHTLVEGGEMGSFVSGELSPTFEQAIDGLDSGEHTGVLPLGNALHILKVEQRIPGSVADIASVEDQIRSELTQQKMDQKLQEWHKELRSQSYVDVRL; encoded by the coding sequence ATGTTAAAAAGAATTGTCCTCACTGTCGTGCTGCTTGGTCTGATCTCCTCATCCGTCTGGGCTGAACAGCTGAGTAAGATCGCTGCGGTCGTTAACGACGAGATTATCACCACCCGCCAATTGGAACGCCGACTGGCCGATAAAGGTGAGACTCTGGCAACAGACAGTCAGAAACGTCAGGAACTGGACGCCATGATCAACGAGCTTCTGATGGAGCAACGTAGTCGTGATATCGGCCTAGAGGTGTCGGATAGTGATATCGAAACAGCCATCAATGATGTTCAGAGCCAGAACAATATCAGCCGCGAACAGCTCGAGCAGGCCCTGGTGGCCCAGGGTTTGTCAATGACTGCCTATCGCGACCAGTTGCGTCGGCAGATTTTGCGTTACAAGCTGATGGGTTATGAAGTTAAAAGTAAAGTGGATATTACCCGCCAGGAAGTTCGGAATTACTATCAGGAACATCTTGATGATTACCGTCAGGCTCCGCGGGTTCGGCTCAGCCGTTTGACGTTTCCGACAGAAAACGATCCGGCCGCCGCACAAAAAGATGCCGACATCGCCCTGCGTAAATTGGACGAAGGAGAGAGTGTCGATGCAATCCTGATCAACATGTCGGCGCACACCCTTGTCGAAGGTGGGGAGATGGGAAGTTTTGTATCTGGAGAACTGTCGCCGACATTTGAGCAGGCCATTGATGGCCTTGACAGTGGCGAACATACAGGCGTTCTTCCTCTTGGCAATGCATTGCATATTCTCAAAGTGGAACAACGGATTCCTGGCAGTGTTGCTGATATTGCCAGCGTGGAAGATCAGATCCGCAGTGAACTGACCCAGCAAAAAATGGATCAGAAACTGCAGGAGTGGCATAAAGAGCTTCGTTCGCAATCCTATGTCGATGTCAGGCTCTAG